From Candidatus Moraniibacteriota bacterium, the proteins below share one genomic window:
- a CDS encoding glycosyltransferase gives MRVLMVNKFNYLKGGGAKYFLDLVEILRKHGVTVAKFSMQDEKNLPDENEKYFVSNIDFNDFKVKNIFRYISRILYSREAAKKFEKLIIKFKPDIIHLHNIYHQISPSILFTAKKFNIPIVMHLHDYKIICPNYKLFSQNEICHKCKGGRYYNCILRKCIKNSRAKSALAAAEAYLHDTFLKSYGQVDLFIAPSQFMKSVCVDFGIPEEKIKVVCNFVEMETKEKNLWEKIENYLLFFGRLSEEKGIDVLIRAMKGIDGELKLKIVGGGPEAEKLGNLVRELKLTRRVELTGPKFGKDLSEIITKAKAVVIPSVWPENMPLSMLEAMASGKVVLASRVGGMPEAIKDGENGFLFEPGNYQQLTQKINALKKINLLEIGEKARITVNQFNSQWHFKEIYDIYNFLLRKQNKGKFGDKTF, from the coding sequence ATGAGGGTATTAATGGTAAATAAATTTAATTATTTGAAGGGTGGGGGAGCCAAATATTTTTTGGACCTGGTTGAAATTTTAAGGAAACATGGCGTGACAGTCGCCAAGTTTTCAATGCAGGATGAAAAAAACTTGCCGGACGAGAACGAAAAATATTTTGTCAGCAACATTGATTTTAATGATTTCAAGGTAAAGAATATTTTTCGCTATATTAGCAGGATTTTATACAGCCGCGAGGCTGCAAAAAAATTCGAAAAGTTGATTATAAAATTTAAACCAGACATTATACACCTTCATAACATTTATCATCAAATTTCTCCTTCTATTTTATTTACTGCAAAAAAATTCAACATTCCTATAGTAATGCATCTTCATGACTACAAGATAATTTGTCCTAATTACAAATTGTTCAGTCAAAATGAAATTTGTCATAAATGCAAAGGCGGAAGGTATTATAATTGCATCCTTCGCAAATGCATTAAAAATTCCCGGGCAAAAAGCGCTTTAGCCGCTGCGGAGGCCTACCTGCACGATACATTCCTAAAAAGCTATGGTCAGGTGGACTTGTTCATTGCGCCTAGCCAGTTTATGAAAAGCGTGTGCGTTGATTTTGGCATTCCGGAAGAAAAAATCAAGGTGGTCTGCAATTTTGTAGAAATGGAAACAAAAGAAAAAAATTTATGGGAAAAAATAGAGAACTATTTATTATTTTTTGGACGGCTTTCTGAAGAAAAAGGCATTGATGTTTTAATTAGGGCAATGAAAGGAATAGACGGAGAATTAAAATTAAAAATTGTCGGCGGCGGTCCGGAAGCTGAAAAACTGGGAAATCTAGTCAGGGAACTCAAGCTGACACGCCGGGTAGAACTTACTGGTCCAAAATTTGGAAAAGATTTGTCAGAGATAATCACTAAAGCAAAAGCGGTTGTGATCCCTTCCGTTTGGCCAGAAAATATGCCCTTAAGCATGCTTGAGGCAATGGCCAGTGGCAAAGTTGTTTTAGCTTCCAGGGTTGGAGGGATGCCCGAAGCAATCAAAGATGGCGAAAATGGATTTCTTTTTGAACCAGGAAATTATCAACAACTTACGCAAAAAATAAATGCCTTGAAAAAGATAAATCTGCTGGAAATAGGAGAAAAAGCCAGAATCACAGTTAATCAATTCAATAGTCAATGGCATTTTAAAGAAATATATGATATTTATAACTTCTTACT